The following proteins come from a genomic window of Flavobacterium eburneipallidum:
- the ruvC gene encoding crossover junction endodeoxyribonuclease RuvC produces MANERIILGIDPGTTIMGFGLIKIVNKKMEFLQLNELQLSKYDNHYQKLKIIFERTIELIDTHHPDEIAIEAPFFGKNVQSMLKLGRAQGVAMAAGLSRDIPITEYEPKKIKMAITGNGNASKEQVAKMLQQLLGLKELPKNLDSTDGLAAAVCHFFNSGKVVGEKSYSGWDAFVKNNEERIKK; encoded by the coding sequence ATGGCAAACGAACGCATTATATTAGGAATCGACCCCGGAACTACGATTATGGGTTTTGGATTGATAAAAATTGTCAACAAGAAAATGGAATTTTTGCAACTCAACGAACTGCAATTGTCCAAATACGACAACCATTATCAAAAACTGAAAATCATTTTCGAACGCACCATCGAATTGATAGACACACATCATCCAGATGAAATTGCGATTGAAGCGCCTTTCTTTGGCAAAAATGTACAGTCGATGCTAAAGTTAGGAAGAGCGCAAGGCGTGGCAATGGCTGCGGGACTTTCGAGAGATATTCCCATCACGGAATACGAACCCAAGAAAATAAAAATGGCAATTACCGGAAACGGAAATGCCAGCAAAGAACAAGTAGCCAAAATGCTGCAACAATTATTAGGATTGAAAGAATTACCCAAAAATCTCGATTCCACCGATGGTTTGGCAGCTGCGGTTTGTCATTTTTTCAATTCCGGAAAAGTGGTGGGCGAGAAGAGTTATTCGGGTTGGGATGCTTTTGTGAAAAATAATGAAGAACGAATTAAGAAGTAG
- the hemW gene encoding radical SAM family heme chaperone HemW: MSGIYIHIPFCKQACHYCDFHFSTSMKKKDEMVLALVKEIQMRKNELLDCARSDNDEVVETIYFGGGTPSTLQIADCRLLIDEVYKNYKVSENPEITLEANPDDLSETYLMELSEIGINRLSIGIQSFFEDDLQLMNRAHNSVEAKKCLELATQYFDNISLDLIYGIPGMSNEKWKQNIETALSFGIPHISSYALTVEPKTALNKLIQTGKITQPKDEVAEEHFQILVETLEANGFIHYELSNFGKENYFSKNNSAYWLGEKYIGIGPSAHSYDGISRSWNISNNAIYLKSIQENKLPNEIEILSNTDRYNEYIMTGLRTIWGVSLNRIEQEFGNDYLDYLQKQSQKFIKEDLLFIENKILKPTPKGKFLTDGIASDLFYIE, encoded by the coding sequence ATGAGCGGAATCTACATCCATATCCCTTTTTGCAAGCAGGCTTGCCATTACTGCGATTTTCATTTTTCGACTTCGATGAAGAAGAAAGACGAGATGGTTTTGGCTTTGGTCAAAGAAATTCAAATGCGTAAAAATGAGCTTCTCGACTGCGCTCGAAGTGACAACGATGAGGTTGTAGAAACGATTTATTTCGGTGGAGGAACGCCTTCTACATTGCAGATTGCAGATTGCAGGTTGTTGATTGATGAAGTGTATAAAAATTATAAAGTTTCTGAAAATCCAGAAATCACACTCGAAGCCAATCCCGATGATTTGTCGGAAACGTATTTAATGGAACTTTCGGAAATTGGAATTAACCGATTGTCAATCGGAATTCAATCTTTTTTTGAAGATGATTTACAGCTAATGAATCGTGCTCATAATTCGGTGGAAGCCAAAAAATGTTTGGAACTGGCGACTCAATATTTTGATAATATTTCTCTCGATTTGATTTATGGAATTCCGGGAATGAGTAATGAAAAGTGGAAACAAAACATCGAAACCGCTTTGTCTTTTGGTATTCCGCACATTTCGAGTTATGCTTTGACGGTGGAACCCAAAACGGCTTTGAACAAACTCATCCAAACCGGAAAAATTACCCAACCCAAAGACGAAGTTGCCGAGGAACATTTCCAGATTTTGGTCGAAACGCTAGAAGCGAATGGGTTCATACATTATGAATTATCGAATTTTGGTAAGGAGAATTACTTTTCGAAAAACAATTCGGCTTATTGGTTGGGGGAAAAATATATTGGGATTGGGCCTTCTGCTCACAGTTATGATGGTATTTCTCGAAGTTGGAATATTTCGAATAATGCGATCTATTTAAAATCTATTCAAGAAAATAAATTGCCTAATGAAATAGAAATTTTATCCAACACTGATCGGTATAACGAATATATTATGACGGGTTTGCGAACCATTTGGGGCGTTTCATTGAATAGAATTGAACAAGAATTTGGAAACGACTATTTAGACTATTTGCAAAAGCAATCCCAGAAATTTATAAAGGAAGATTTACTTTTTATTGAAAATAAGATTTTAAAACCCACTCCAAAGGGGAAATTTTTGACCGATGGAATAGCCAGTGATTTGTTTTATATAGAATAA
- a CDS encoding AraC family transcriptional regulator — translation MKKIQPTLKIIEPSFGSSFTFTQYGGNSNNKSHFWHYHPEIELVYVNGGAGKRQVGSHISYYTRGCVILIGSNLPHCGFTDEKTGNKKETVIQMLPNFLGADFFGIAEMKNIQHLFNRAKAGLVFIGETKNRIGQKIELMENQAPFERLLTLLSVLNEMEQATEFKVLNAEGFSMEMPMQDNDKINSVFNFVKDHFQEPITLDEVAELVSMTVPSFCRFFKKVTHKTFTKFVNEYRLVHASKLLAEKPISITEICFESGFNNFSYFNKSFHEFTGKTASEYRKELRSVLD, via the coding sequence ATGAAAAAGATTCAACCTACCTTAAAAATAATAGAACCCTCTTTTGGAAGTTCCTTCACTTTTACACAATATGGCGGAAATTCGAACAACAAATCCCACTTTTGGCATTACCATCCCGAAATCGAATTGGTCTATGTAAATGGTGGTGCGGGCAAACGCCAAGTAGGAAGCCATATTTCTTACTATACCCGTGGATGTGTTATTCTCATAGGAAGCAATCTGCCACATTGCGGTTTTACCGATGAAAAAACAGGGAACAAAAAAGAAACGGTAATTCAAATGCTGCCTAACTTCCTTGGAGCTGACTTTTTTGGAATTGCCGAAATGAAAAACATCCAGCATCTCTTTAATCGAGCCAAAGCAGGTTTAGTTTTTATTGGTGAAACCAAAAATAGAATTGGACAAAAAATAGAATTGATGGAAAATCAAGCCCCGTTCGAAAGATTACTGACTTTACTTTCGGTTTTAAATGAAATGGAACAAGCCACAGAATTTAAGGTGCTCAATGCCGAAGGTTTCTCAATGGAAATGCCAATGCAGGACAATGACAAAATCAACTCTGTTTTTAATTTTGTGAAAGATCATTTTCAAGAACCTATTACGCTGGATGAAGTGGCTGAATTAGTTAGTATGACGGTTCCTTCTTTTTGTCGATTCTTCAAAAAAGTAACCCACAAAACGTTTACCAAATTTGTCAACGAATATCGTTTGGTACACGCTTCAAAACTGCTTGCAGAAAAACCCATCAGCATTACCGAAATTTGTTTCGAAAGTGGATTCAACAACTTTAGTTATTTCAATAAATCATTTCATGAATTTACCGGTAAAACTGCTTCGGAATACCGCAAAGAGTTGCGTTCGGTTTTAGATTGA
- a CDS encoding T9SS type A sorting domain-containing protein → MKKISKFGLMLGVALLTVNMNAGTVDSALSVKEKKVTFVSNEMDKVDLSIYDSEGKLLHSEMVDAKKNPARTFDLKALPEGTYFLETETDVKVSRYKISVLEKTASLSTTVVSEIYKPAFVNKKGLIMVSILNLDKSPVNIKIYDKANNEVYDSDVLMEQDVKKVFDINNLLDEEYTFVMSYKDKTYSKTFASN, encoded by the coding sequence ATGAAAAAGATTTCAAAATTTGGTTTGATGCTGGGAGTAGCATTATTAACTGTAAATATGAATGCTGGTACTGTTGATTCTGCATTAAGTGTAAAAGAAAAAAAGGTAACTTTTGTTTCTAATGAGATGGACAAAGTAGATTTATCTATTTATGATTCTGAAGGGAAATTACTCCATTCAGAAATGGTTGATGCCAAAAAAAATCCTGCAAGAACTTTTGATTTGAAAGCTTTGCCAGAGGGGACTTATTTTTTAGAAACAGAAACCGATGTGAAAGTTTCGAGATATAAAATTTCAGTTCTTGAAAAAACAGCATCATTATCGACTACTGTTGTTTCTGAAATTTATAAACCTGCGTTTGTAAACAAAAAAGGACTGATAATGGTAAGTATCTTGAATTTAGATAAATCTCCTGTGAATATCAAAATCTATGATAAAGCCAATAATGAGGTTTATGATAGTGATGTTCTTATGGAACAAGATGTGAAAAAGGTTTTTGATATCAACAATTTACTCGACGAAGAATATACTTTTGTGATGAGTTACAAAGACAAAACGTATAGCAAAACATTTGCGAGCAATTAA
- a CDS encoding Gfo/Idh/MocA family protein, whose translation MANNTENTKKIRWGILGCGNVTEVKSGPAYQKTAGFKIEAVMRRDAEKAADYAKRHNISKYYSDADELINDPEIDAVYIATPPDTHKLYGLKVATAGKICCIEKPLAPSYKESLEIYEAFKAKNIPLFTAYYRRTLPRFEKIKAWLDNNEIGELRSIRWNLTKTTSEQDLSKEYNWRTDAKVAPGGYFDDLASHGLNLFTFLLGDIAAVTGYSLNQQGLYSAKDAITACWVHESGVTGNGNWNFGSPKREDIVEIAGSKGKITFSIFEDEAILLSNDEGDTELFIEHPENVQLHHVERIREHLLGNSQHPSADASAVQTSWVMDKILGNL comes from the coding sequence ATGGCAAACAACACCGAAAACACAAAAAAAATCCGTTGGGGAATCTTGGGATGTGGGAATGTAACCGAAGTAAAAAGCGGTCCAGCCTATCAAAAAACGGCAGGTTTCAAAATCGAAGCCGTGATGCGACGAGATGCCGAAAAAGCTGCTGATTATGCTAAAAGACACAACATTAGTAAATATTATTCGGATGCTGACGAACTAATCAATGATCCTGAAATTGATGCTGTTTATATTGCGACTCCACCAGACACTCATAAATTATACGGACTTAAAGTAGCTACTGCTGGAAAAATTTGTTGTATCGAAAAACCATTAGCTCCGAGCTACAAAGAAAGTCTTGAAATTTACGAAGCTTTCAAAGCAAAGAATATTCCATTATTTACCGCTTATTACAGACGAACTTTGCCTCGTTTCGAAAAAATAAAAGCTTGGCTCGACAATAATGAAATTGGAGAACTACGATCCATTCGATGGAATTTGACTAAAACCACATCGGAACAAGATTTGTCAAAAGAATACAATTGGCGTACGGATGCAAAAGTAGCTCCAGGTGGTTATTTTGATGATTTGGCAAGTCACGGTTTGAATTTATTCACCTTTCTTTTGGGAGACATCGCAGCCGTTACAGGTTATAGTTTGAACCAACAAGGATTGTATTCTGCCAAAGATGCTATCACAGCTTGTTGGGTTCACGAATCAGGAGTTACAGGAAATGGCAATTGGAATTTTGGAAGTCCTAAACGAGAAGATATTGTAGAAATTGCTGGAAGTAAAGGAAAGATAACCTTTTCTATTTTCGAAGACGAAGCAATTCTACTTTCCAATGACGAAGGCGATACGGAACTGTTTATCGAGCATCCTGAAAACGTGCAATTGCATCACGTAGAACGAATTCGAGAACATCTTTTAGGCAATAGCCAGCATCCTTCAGCTGATGCTTCAGCAGTACAAACTAGTTGGGTGATGGATAAGATTTTAGGTAATTTATAA